Proteins from a single region of Paenibacillus sp. BIHB 4019:
- a CDS encoding MGMT family protein, with protein sequence MQPFTKRVIEIIKRIPAGAVMSYGQIAELAGSRRGARQVVRILHTQSSIHRLPWHRVVNAQGEIAIPSEEGNMEQRSRLEEEGIEVSVQGKLDLAKYRFNPAPADIMGAWDNLDPDDVDQMF encoded by the coding sequence ATGCAGCCATTTACGAAAAGAGTTATTGAAATTATAAAACGCATCCCAGCAGGCGCTGTCATGAGCTATGGGCAGATTGCCGAGCTTGCGGGAAGCCGCAGAGGTGCGCGCCAGGTTGTGCGGATTTTGCATACGCAGAGCAGCATCCATCGGCTGCCGTGGCACCGGGTTGTCAATGCGCAAGGAGAAATCGCCATCCCGAGTGAAGAGGGGAATATGGAGCAGCGGTCGCGCTTGGAGGAAGAGGGTATCGAAGTTAGTGTGCAGGGCAAGCTGGATTTGGCAAAATATCGTTTTAATCCGGCGCCAGCGGACATAATGGGAGCGTGGGATAACCTGGATCCAGACGATGTGGACCAAATGTTTTAA
- a CDS encoding NAD(P)H-dependent oxidoreductase, giving the protein MNHLIVYAHPRKESFNHAILQTAVEGLTNKGHEVVVRDLYELGFQPIVSASEIIGGLSEDIEQEQQHLKWADMITFIYPIWWTGLPAMMKGYIERIFSYGFAYKYVDGVQMGLLKGKKAVIINTQGKSKAEYEANGMGEALRLTSDKGIFEYCGLEVKYHLFFDSVPASDEAMRKAWLEQISYMASKA; this is encoded by the coding sequence ATGAATCATTTAATCGTGTACGCACATCCGAGGAAAGAAAGCTTTAACCATGCTATTTTGCAAACGGCGGTCGAAGGGCTGACGAATAAGGGGCATGAGGTCGTTGTGCGGGATTTGTATGAGCTGGGGTTTCAGCCGATTGTCAGCGCAAGTGAAATCATTGGCGGGCTGAGCGAGGATATTGAACAGGAGCAGCAGCATTTAAAATGGGCCGACATGATCACCTTTATTTACCCGATTTGGTGGACCGGGCTGCCAGCGATGATGAAAGGTTATATCGAACGCATATTTTCTTACGGTTTTGCTTATAAGTATGTGGATGGCGTGCAGATGGGCCTGCTAAAGGGGAAAAAGGCCGTCATTATCAACACGCAAGGCAAGTCCAAAGCGGAATACGAAGCAAATGGCATGGGAGAGGCGCTGCGTTTAACGTCGGATAAAGGGATTTTCGAATATTGCGGGCTGGAGGTTAAGTATCATCTGTTCTTCGACTCTGTTCCAGCATCTGATGAGGCAATGCGCAAAGCATGGCTGGAGCAGATTTCCTATATGGCAAGCAAGGCTTGA
- a CDS encoding TetR/AcrR family transcriptional regulator, with translation MAKGTATAASRRSDIVSAAIEVFSEIGYYRATTAQVAERAAISQPYVYRFFTKESLLVEALDVSWQRIVKAFQQVIDTEEPATLEPGLIRAYEEVMGSHRNEILLQMQAQTIREAPVRDAMRQGTGQVKQLVEDAFTKAGIADAGARTTNFLARGMLCNVAMALEMPELFVKE, from the coding sequence ATGGCAAAAGGAACGGCAACAGCTGCCAGCAGGCGTTCCGATATCGTATCTGCGGCTATTGAGGTTTTTTCCGAAATTGGTTATTATCGTGCAACTACAGCGCAAGTAGCCGAGCGGGCAGCGATCTCCCAGCCCTATGTGTATCGCTTCTTTACGAAGGAATCTTTGCTGGTGGAGGCGCTTGATGTATCTTGGCAGCGCATCGTCAAAGCTTTTCAGCAGGTCATTGATACGGAGGAGCCAGCTACCTTGGAGCCAGGGCTGATCCGGGCTTATGAGGAAGTTATGGGCTCGCATCGCAATGAAATTTTATTGCAAATGCAGGCGCAGACGATTCGGGAAGCTCCGGTTCGCGATGCCATGCGGCAGGGCACCGGCCAGGTGAAGCAGCTCGTTGAGGATGCTTTTACGAAGGCGGGCATTGCTGATGCTGGCGCGCGTACGACGAATTTTTTGGCTAGAGGCATGCTCTGCAATGTGGCAATGGCACTGGAAATGCCGGAACTGTTTGTGAAAGAATAG